The following are from one region of the Bacteroidales bacterium genome:
- a CDS encoding NAD(P)/FAD-dependent oxidoreductase gives MKHHEVAVIGAGPAGIACTIQLSRYGIMPLLFERDIPGGLLKNANLVENYPGFPGGIKGTKLIEKMTRQLDMVNVPVIHENVIIVNYKEDLFRIKTDQNTYISQKLVIASGTVPAEWTEFAIPETIRYKIFYEVYPLRELRDSVIVIIGAGDAAFDYAIQLAVNNKVMIMNRTEDLKCLPLLWQRAKANPRISYYENHVLRQVTEVPSSSQLKLLFQTKNEMASFLADYVIFATGRRPELSFCDPELLNHLDELQQDGKLYLAGDVKNDLFRQASIAAGDGIRAAMEIYFNESNKKNKE, from the coding sequence ATGAAGCATCATGAGGTTGCCGTCATCGGGGCAGGTCCTGCAGGGATCGCCTGTACCATCCAGCTTTCCCGCTATGGGATCATGCCATTGCTTTTTGAACGCGACATTCCGGGGGGATTACTGAAAAATGCCAACCTGGTTGAGAATTATCCTGGCTTCCCGGGTGGGATTAAGGGAACTAAGCTGATTGAAAAGATGACCCGGCAGCTTGATATGGTTAATGTTCCCGTGATTCATGAAAATGTGATAATTGTAAACTATAAGGAAGATCTCTTCAGGATTAAAACTGATCAAAATACCTATATCTCACAAAAGCTGGTCATTGCCTCAGGTACTGTTCCGGCAGAATGGACTGAATTTGCCATTCCTGAAACAATTCGCTATAAAATCTTTTACGAAGTTTATCCGCTGAGGGAATTGAGGGATTCTGTTATTGTCATTATTGGCGCTGGTGATGCCGCGTTCGATTATGCTATCCAGTTGGCGGTTAATAATAAGGTAATGATCATGAACCGGACAGAAGATCTAAAATGTCTGCCTTTGTTATGGCAAAGGGCTAAGGCAAATCCGCGGATTTCTTATTACGAAAATCATGTCCTCCGCCAGGTCACAGAAGTACCCTCTTCATCTCAGTTAAAATTATTATTTCAAACCAAAAATGAGATGGCATCCTTTTTAGCAGATTATGTTATTTTTGCCACAGGTCGCCGGCCTGAACTAAGTTTTTGTGATCCTGAACTCCTTAACCATCTGGATGAATTGCAACAGGATGGAAAACTGTACCTGGCCGGGGACGTGAAGAACGATCTGTTCCGCCAGGCATCGATTGCGGCAGGCGACGGGATAAGGGCAGCCATGGAGATATATTTCAATGAGAGTAATAAAAAAAACAAAGAATAG
- a CDS encoding four helix bundle protein, producing the protein MRKELEERLIAFAIGLTEASAGMKQNFISQHLSSQILRSGTSAALNYGEAQAAESKKDFIHKNSIVLKELRETHVNLKIMLGSGIITDFEKFNYLVDECNQLVSIFYRLVQTAKQNEVAK; encoded by the coding sequence ATGAGAAAAGAACTTGAAGAACGTCTGATTGCATTTGCAATTGGTTTGACGGAAGCAAGCGCTGGAATGAAACAGAATTTCATCAGCCAGCATTTATCGTCTCAAATACTACGGTCGGGGACCAGTGCTGCGTTAAATTATGGCGAAGCCCAGGCCGCAGAATCCAAAAAGGATTTTATCCACAAAAACAGCATCGTGCTGAAAGAACTTCGTGAAACCCATGTGAATCTTAAGATCATGCTTGGCTCAGGTATAATTACAGATTTCGAAAAATTTAATTATCTAGTAGATGAGTGCAATCAGCTGGTGTCCATCTTTTATCGCCTGGTACAAACAGCTAAACAAAATGAAGTAGCGAAGTAA
- a CDS encoding UvrD-helicase domain-containing protein, with amino-acid sequence MEKLLKDLNEAQKQAVIHTQGASMVLAGAGSGKTRVLTYRVAYLIHQGVDPFHILALTFTNKAAREMKERITNLVGQEARNVWMGTFHAIFSRVLRIEGYRLGYTSQFTIYDTEDSKRTLRNIIKELDLDPKVYQPGYVLHRISASKTKLISARQYFDDPEIRLADQASGKPHIGQIYLNYAERLKKSDAMDFDDLLVNMNIILEHYPEALLKYQRKFEFILVDEYQDTNYCQYLILKHLAANNENICVVGDDAQSIYAFRGASIQNILNFRHDYPDHRVFKLEQNYRSTKNIVNAANSIILNNKDQISKKIWTQNDVGVKLHLIRSKSDTEEGTLVVNAIFDLKMNRQLGNDAFAILYRTNAQSRAFEESLRKMNIPYKIYGSVSFYQRKEIKDVLAYFRLAINNRDEDALARVINYPARGIGQTSVEKIIVAAGQHQVSAWQVIENTVEYGLNVNSSTRRKLEEFVVMIQSFSTRLKSKNAYDIARNIATTVGILKDLYEDQTPEGVSRFENVEELLNAIREFCDTPRPEPEPGEENPPEALPFRTLDEFMQDVALITDADDKDKEGRNHVSLMTIHAAKGLEFPHIFISGLEENLFPSIQSLNNRADLEEERRLFYVALTRGMQSVTLSYAENRYRWGDLIPTELSRFIDEIDSEFIEIPRKASPYKQNYDFRKVPGADSKETLTGFPDPGRKLKKLSTFTNSLPAKSGDTDELSHLQPGMMVEHDRFGKGKVLNVEGEGSNRKATIFFQQIGQKQLLLKFAKLKIL; translated from the coding sequence ATGGAAAAGTTGCTAAAAGATCTTAACGAAGCCCAGAAGCAGGCGGTAATCCATACGCAGGGAGCTTCCATGGTACTGGCCGGCGCCGGTTCCGGGAAAACACGCGTCCTGACTTACCGTGTGGCTTACCTCATCCACCAGGGAGTTGATCCGTTTCATATCCTCGCCCTTACCTTTACCAACAAGGCGGCAAGGGAAATGAAAGAGCGTATCACCAACCTTGTCGGGCAGGAAGCACGCAACGTCTGGATGGGGACCTTCCATGCGATCTTCTCCAGGGTCCTGCGTATTGAAGGTTACAGGCTTGGTTACACTTCACAATTTACTATCTACGATACGGAAGATTCAAAAAGGACCCTGCGGAATATTATCAAGGAACTTGACCTTGATCCTAAAGTATACCAGCCGGGTTATGTCCTCCACCGGATTTCGGCCTCAAAAACAAAACTGATCTCAGCCAGGCAATACTTCGATGACCCCGAGATCCGCCTGGCCGACCAGGCCTCCGGAAAACCACATATCGGCCAGATCTACCTGAACTACGCCGAACGGCTGAAAAAATCCGATGCCATGGATTTCGACGATTTGCTCGTCAATATGAATATCATCCTCGAACATTACCCCGAAGCCCTGCTTAAATACCAGCGGAAATTCGAGTTCATCCTGGTCGACGAATATCAGGACACGAATTATTGCCAGTACCTGATCCTGAAACACCTGGCTGCCAATAATGAGAACATCTGCGTGGTCGGCGATGATGCACAGAGTATTTATGCCTTCCGTGGCGCGAGCATCCAGAATATCCTGAACTTCCGGCACGATTATCCCGATCATAGAGTTTTTAAACTGGAACAGAATTACCGCTCTACGAAAAATATTGTCAACGCTGCTAACAGCATCATCCTGAATAATAAAGACCAGATATCGAAGAAAATATGGACACAGAATGATGTTGGGGTTAAGCTTCACCTGATCCGCTCTAAAAGCGATACGGAAGAAGGAACGCTTGTCGTGAACGCGATTTTCGACCTTAAAATGAACCGGCAACTAGGGAATGATGCCTTCGCCATTCTTTATCGTACCAATGCCCAATCGCGTGCTTTTGAAGAATCGCTCCGGAAAATGAACATCCCCTACAAAATTTACGGCAGTGTCTCGTTTTATCAGCGTAAGGAGATCAAGGACGTTCTGGCCTATTTCCGCCTGGCCATCAACAACCGGGATGAGGACGCACTGGCCAGGGTGATCAATTACCCAGCCCGGGGAATCGGCCAGACTTCGGTCGAAAAGATCATTGTGGCTGCCGGCCAGCACCAGGTCAGTGCCTGGCAGGTCATCGAAAACACGGTGGAATACGGGCTTAATGTCAATTCCTCGACACGCCGTAAACTGGAAGAATTCGTGGTGATGATCCAGAGCTTTTCTACCAGGCTCAAATCTAAAAACGCTTATGACATAGCACGGAACATTGCAACCACTGTCGGCATCCTGAAAGATCTTTATGAAGATCAGACTCCCGAAGGGGTCAGTAGGTTCGAGAATGTGGAAGAGCTGCTTAACGCAATCCGGGAATTTTGCGATACCCCACGCCCGGAGCCCGAACCCGGTGAGGAGAATCCTCCGGAAGCCCTGCCTTTCCGCACCCTCGATGAGTTTATGCAGGATGTGGCCCTGATCACCGATGCTGATGATAAAGATAAAGAAGGGCGGAACCATGTTTCCCTGATGACGATCCACGCTGCCAAAGGGCTGGAGTTCCCGCACATTTTCATTTCCGGGTTGGAAGAAAACTTATTTCCTTCGATTCAATCCCTTAATAACAGGGCAGACCTGGAAGAAGAGCGCCGCTTGTTTTATGTGGCGCTGACCCGCGGCATGCAAAGCGTAACTCTTTCCTATGCTGAAAACCGTTATCGTTGGGGCGATCTTATTCCCACAGAACTAAGCCGGTTTATCGATGAAATCGACAGTGAGTTTATAGAAATCCCCAGGAAAGCTTCCCCTTACAAACAAAATTACGATTTCAGGAAAGTCCCTGGTGCAGACTCAAAAGAAACCCTGACCGGTTTTCCCGACCCGGGCAGAAAACTTAAAAAGCTCAGTACTTTCACTAATTCCCTTCCTGCTAAAAGCGGGGATACTGATGAGTTGTCCCATCTACAGCCTGGTATGATGGTCGAACACGACAGGTTCGGCAAAGGAAAGGTATTAAATGTTGAAGGTGAAGGAAGCAACAGGAAGGCCACTATTTTCTTCCAACAGATCGGTCAAAAGCAGTTATTGTTAAAATTTGCAAAACTTAAAATATTATAA
- a CDS encoding DUF4290 domain-containing protein produces MEYNTQKSKLVIAEYGRNLQQMAEDCAKIEDRAIRTRTAEFIVNVMAQMNPKVKESGDYRQKLWDHLHIMSDFKLDVDSPYPQPSQEVLHLGPKQLKYQQTNIRYRHYGKNIEQIIEKAATYEDGPEKEALIRTIANHMKKSYLNWNRNSVDDDVILKNLAELSTNRLQLSEEHKLSHTNEILARNKKKKFIKPGTNLYGNSNGNSGGSFNKLRKKIG; encoded by the coding sequence ATGGAATATAACACCCAAAAAAGCAAGCTGGTCATTGCCGAATATGGCAGAAATCTTCAACAGATGGCAGAGGACTGTGCCAAAATCGAAGACCGGGCAATACGCACCCGGACAGCAGAATTTATCGTAAATGTCATGGCCCAGATGAACCCAAAAGTGAAAGAGTCGGGCGACTACCGCCAGAAATTATGGGATCATCTTCATATCATGTCAGACTTCAAACTGGATGTCGACTCACCTTATCCGCAGCCTTCACAGGAAGTCCTCCACCTCGGGCCCAAACAGCTCAAATATCAGCAGACCAATATCAGGTACCGGCATTATGGTAAGAATATTGAGCAGATCATTGAGAAAGCAGCTACTTATGAAGACGGTCCGGAAAAGGAAGCCCTTATCCGCACCATTGCCAATCATATGAAAAAATCTTATCTCAACTGGAACAGGAATTCAGTTGATGATGATGTAATACTCAAAAATCTGGCGGAGCTATCAACAAATCGCCTTCAGCTTTCTGAGGAACATAAACTGAGCCATACAAACGAAATCCTTGCAAGAAACAAGAAAAAGAAATTCATCAAGCCGGGGACAAACCTTTATGGAAATTCTAACGGGAATTCCGGTGGATCTTTTAACAAACTAAGAAAAAAGATCGGATGA
- the murA gene encoding UDP-N-acetylglucosamine 1-carboxyvinyltransferase, whose translation MSSFEILGGKKLKGEIQPQGAKNEALQILCAVLLTPEKVTISNIPDIRDVNFLIDLLREMGVRVERLTSDTYTFQADNVNLEYLRTPQFKQKAASLRGSVMILGPLLSRFKKGYIPHPGGDKIGRRRLDTHFIGLQNLGAKFIFDDAERLYKVEADNLQGCYLLLDEASVTGTANIVMAAVMAKGKTVIFNAACEPYILQLCNMLNRMGAKISGVGSNLLTVEGVEYLTGCSHEMMPDMIEVGSFIGLAAMTQSELTIKNVQLDTLGLIPTVFSRLGITVEQRGNDVFIPEHLNYEVETFMDGSIMTIADAPWPGFTPDLISIVLVVATQAKGSVLIHQKMFESRLFFVDKLIDMGAQIILCDPHRATVIGLNREHMLRGIDMVSPDIRAGVALLIAALSAEGKSVIHNIEQIDRGYQQIDQRLNLLGADIKRI comes from the coding sequence ATGAGTTCTTTCGAGATCCTCGGTGGAAAAAAGCTGAAAGGCGAAATCCAGCCGCAGGGAGCTAAGAATGAAGCCCTTCAGATACTCTGCGCCGTTTTGCTAACTCCTGAAAAGGTTACGATAAGCAATATCCCGGATATCCGTGACGTCAACTTTCTGATAGATTTGTTAAGAGAAATGGGCGTCAGGGTTGAACGACTGACTTCTGATACTTATACCTTCCAGGCCGACAATGTCAACCTTGAGTATTTACGCACCCCTCAATTCAAGCAGAAAGCCGCCAGTCTCCGCGGATCAGTGATGATCCTCGGACCGCTGTTATCCAGGTTCAAAAAAGGTTATATCCCCCACCCCGGCGGTGATAAAATAGGCCGCCGCAGGCTTGACACGCATTTTATCGGGTTGCAGAATCTTGGCGCTAAATTCATCTTTGATGATGCCGAGCGATTATACAAAGTGGAAGCCGATAATTTACAGGGTTGTTACTTGCTTCTGGATGAAGCTTCGGTCACGGGTACAGCCAATATTGTCATGGCAGCCGTTATGGCCAAAGGTAAAACCGTCATTTTCAATGCCGCCTGTGAGCCTTATATCCTGCAGCTTTGCAATATGCTTAACAGAATGGGCGCAAAGATCAGCGGAGTGGGCTCAAACCTGCTCACCGTAGAAGGTGTTGAATACCTCACAGGTTGCAGTCACGAGATGATGCCGGATATGATCGAAGTCGGCAGCTTTATTGGCCTGGCAGCCATGACACAGTCGGAATTAACGATTAAAAATGTTCAGCTTGATACCCTTGGGCTGATACCGACAGTTTTCAGCCGGCTGGGAATTACTGTCGAACAGAGGGGGAATGATGTTTTTATCCCGGAACATCTGAATTATGAAGTCGAAACATTCATGGATGGCTCCATCATGACTATCGCAGATGCCCCCTGGCCCGGCTTCACCCCTGACCTTATCAGTATAGTGCTGGTCGTTGCAACGCAAGCTAAGGGCAGCGTACTGATCCACCAGAAAATGTTCGAAAGCCGCCTGTTCTTCGTCGATAAACTGATCGATATGGGTGCACAAATCATTCTTTGTGATCCTCACCGTGCAACTGTGATCGGCCTGAACCGTGAACACATGCTGAGGGGCATAGATATGGTCTCACCGGATATCCGCGCCGGGGTTGCTCTTCTCATCGCAGCCTTATCCGCAGAAGGAAAAAGTGTAATCCACAATATTGAACAAATCGACAGGGGTTACCAGCAGATCGATCAGCGGCTGAACCTGCTGGGCGCTGACATTAAGCGAATATAA
- a CDS encoding TlpA family protein disulfide reductase, whose amino-acid sequence MSIRKTILLFLLLPVSIMIYGQKTYELSFQIDGLPASKIWLIFYYGDQQIRQDTAVTDASGKVVFVMDQHDQEGMYRLEKDKKQGLDFIFNKEDVNITSGPDFGLESLVVNKSEENKIFFDYYRHRLDMETRIDVLTGFLRYYPPVDSFYNEAAAYAERLSLNYKHYLDSLLDNFPGKLATRIIRLDQLPDIRPGELPPKVVAQYRSRYFSSIDLTDSLNLNTPLLPAKVVNYLSLYVTPGASRENQEKSFIQAVDSLMKFTEGGPKVREMVVNYLINGFQTYGFETVLTYLVEHYVLGQSCVSDQQEEKLKIRIEGFKKLTIGSAAPDFKTVDAAGDTIHLSDTCGKQTLLIFWSGDCPHCEAIMPELKILNGQYKDRIRFIGVSVDQDEKIWRTALEKNEISWANIAELKGWDGKIIQDYFVYATPTFLLIDTNLRIKSKPTGLAELKDALQK is encoded by the coding sequence ATGAGTATCAGAAAAACGATATTGTTATTTCTGCTACTGCCCGTCAGCATTATGATTTACGGGCAGAAAACCTACGAGCTCAGCTTTCAGATTGATGGTCTCCCGGCTTCAAAAATCTGGTTGATTTTTTATTACGGCGATCAGCAGATCAGGCAGGATACCGCAGTTACCGATGCTTCAGGCAAGGTCGTTTTTGTGATGGATCAGCATGACCAGGAAGGCATGTACCGGTTGGAAAAGGACAAAAAGCAGGGGCTCGATTTTATCTTCAATAAGGAAGATGTGAATATCACTTCCGGACCGGATTTTGGCCTGGAAAGCCTTGTGGTCAATAAATCAGAAGAAAATAAAATATTCTTCGACTATTATCGTCACAGGCTGGATATGGAAACCAGGATCGATGTTTTGACCGGTTTTTTAAGATATTATCCCCCTGTTGATTCATTTTATAACGAGGCTGCCGCTTACGCAGAGCGATTATCCTTAAACTACAAGCATTATCTTGACAGCCTGCTGGATAACTTTCCTGGGAAGCTGGCCACCAGGATAATCCGTCTTGATCAGTTGCCTGATATCCGGCCGGGAGAATTGCCGCCGAAAGTTGTTGCCCAATATCGCAGCCGGTATTTCAGCAGCATCGATCTCACTGATTCGCTGAACCTGAATACGCCGTTATTGCCTGCCAAAGTTGTCAATTATCTATCATTATATGTTACGCCGGGCGCTTCCCGCGAAAACCAGGAAAAATCCTTCATCCAGGCGGTGGATTCCCTTATGAAGTTTACTGAAGGTGGCCCAAAGGTCAGGGAAATGGTTGTGAATTACCTGATTAACGGTTTCCAGACTTATGGTTTTGAAACCGTACTGACCTATCTCGTTGAGCACTATGTCCTTGGACAATCCTGCGTGAGCGACCAGCAGGAGGAAAAATTAAAGATCAGGATAGAAGGGTTTAAAAAACTTACTATTGGAAGTGCGGCTCCCGATTTTAAGACCGTCGATGCAGCGGGAGACACAATCCACTTGTCGGATACCTGTGGTAAGCAGACTCTTCTCATTTTCTGGTCAGGTGATTGTCCACATTGTGAGGCCATTATGCCGGAATTAAAGATCCTCAATGGTCAATACAAGGACAGAATCAGATTTATAGGGGTTTCTGTAGACCAGGATGAAAAAATATGGCGGACGGCTTTGGAGAAAAATGAGATTTCCTGGGCAAACATTGCCGAATTGAAAGGATGGGATGGTAAAATTATCCAGGATTATTTTGTTTATGCGACCCCGACTTTTTTATTAATAGATACCAACCTGAGGATCAAGTCGAAACCGACTGGCCTGGCGGAGTTAAAAGATGCTTTGCAGAAGTAA
- a CDS encoding nucleotide exchange factor GrpE, whose translation MSKEDKIKEQESHDEIPTSREKDDHVGAEGVKSHSKKDKQKKHDHDGEAIKQWQLKCDKLNDKYLRLYSEFDNYRKRTQKERIEFNKTASEDIILSLLPVIDDLERALKSTLKTGDEMEVVPKEGLQLIYQKFKGLLAQKGLEVIPAQGEIFNVDFHDALTNIPAPSEDLKGKVVDEVEKGYMLNGKVIRYSKVVVGN comes from the coding sequence ATGAGTAAAGAAGATAAGATAAAGGAGCAGGAATCTCACGACGAAATACCGACTAGCCGGGAAAAGGATGATCATGTTGGTGCTGAAGGGGTTAAAAGCCATTCAAAAAAAGATAAACAGAAGAAACATGATCATGATGGCGAGGCGATAAAGCAATGGCAGTTGAAATGTGATAAATTGAATGATAAATATCTCCGTTTATATTCTGAGTTTGACAATTACCGCAAGCGTACCCAGAAAGAAAGGATCGAATTCAATAAAACGGCTTCAGAGGACATAATCCTTTCATTATTGCCTGTTATCGATGACCTTGAGCGGGCTTTAAAATCCACCCTTAAAACCGGCGATGAAATGGAAGTGGTCCCGAAAGAAGGACTGCAGCTGATTTACCAGAAATTTAAAGGTCTGCTTGCCCAGAAAGGGTTGGAAGTTATTCCTGCACAGGGGGAAATATTCAATGTCGATTTTCATGATGCGCTGACCAATATTCCTGCTCCATCGGAAGATTTGAAAGGTAAAGTAGTTGACGAGGTTGAGAAAGGATATATGCTTAACGGGAAAGTGATCCGGTATTCAAAGGTAGTAGTAGGAAATTAA
- the dnaJ gene encoding molecular chaperone DnaJ has protein sequence MTKRDYYEILDVPRTASVDEIKKAYRKMALKYHPDKNPDDPSAEGKFKEAAEAYEILSDADKKQRYDRYGHDGVKGMPGGGFNMTMDDIFSNFGDIFGDAFGGAFSDAFGFGTRGRTRRRVNRGTNLRVKVKLSLEEISTGVEKKIKVNKYIPCDQCSGTGAEKGASMNTCPACHGQGQVTRVTSTFLGQMQTTSTCPTCDGEGTVIGTKCNKCFGNGIIKGEEIIPVRVPAGVTDGIQLSMSGKGNAAARGGIPGDLLILVEEHEHEHFIRDGNNLIYEHFMSLPEAALGVSVDIPTLDGKARIKIEAGTQSGRILRLKGKGLPDLNGYGRGDLLVNLSVWTPRNLSREEQQILEKLRDSENFRPNPSKKDKGFFDRMKDIFQ, from the coding sequence ATGACAAAACGCGATTATTACGAAATCCTTGATGTTCCTCGTACGGCATCTGTCGATGAGATCAAAAAAGCTTACCGGAAGATGGCATTAAAGTACCATCCGGATAAAAACCCGGATGATCCGTCCGCCGAAGGTAAGTTTAAAGAAGCCGCTGAAGCCTATGAAATACTCAGTGATGCTGACAAAAAGCAGCGTTACGACCGATATGGACATGACGGGGTAAAAGGTATGCCTGGCGGCGGCTTCAATATGACCATGGATGATATCTTCTCCAATTTCGGCGATATTTTCGGGGATGCTTTCGGAGGCGCTTTCAGCGATGCTTTTGGATTTGGAACCCGTGGCCGGACGCGCCGCCGGGTAAACAGGGGCACTAATCTCCGGGTTAAAGTGAAACTTAGTCTGGAGGAAATCTCCACAGGGGTCGAAAAGAAGATCAAAGTCAATAAATACATTCCTTGCGACCAGTGCAGCGGGACGGGAGCGGAAAAAGGCGCTTCTATGAATACCTGCCCGGCCTGCCATGGCCAGGGCCAGGTTACACGGGTCACCAGTACTTTCTTAGGTCAGATGCAGACCACCTCTACCTGTCCGACCTGTGACGGAGAAGGTACCGTGATCGGCACAAAATGCAACAAATGCTTCGGGAACGGTATAATCAAAGGAGAAGAAATTATCCCTGTCCGGGTCCCGGCAGGAGTAACCGACGGTATACAACTTTCCATGAGTGGCAAAGGAAATGCTGCCGCAAGGGGCGGAATTCCCGGGGACCTTCTTATACTGGTCGAAGAGCATGAACATGAGCATTTCATACGCGATGGGAATAACCTGATCTACGAGCACTTTATGAGCCTCCCTGAAGCTGCCCTTGGCGTTTCAGTAGATATACCCACACTCGACGGAAAAGCAAGGATTAAAATCGAAGCCGGCACTCAAAGTGGAAGAATTTTAAGATTGAAAGGGAAAGGATTACCTGACCTGAATGGTTATGGTCGCGGTGACCTTTTGGTGAACCTGAGCGTATGGACACCAAGGAATCTCTCACGAGAAGAACAGCAAATTCTTGAGAAATTGCGGGATTCCGAAAATTTCAGGCCAAATCCCTCCAAAAAAGACAAAGGTTTTTTTGACAGAATGAAAGACATTTTCCAGTGA
- a CDS encoding ABC transporter ATP-binding protein, whose product MNLIQVENVTKRFSGHTALAEVSVSVPEKSIFGLLGPNGAGKTTLIRIINMITAPDEGHILFDGHNIQPGDIDQIGYLPEERGLYKKMKVGEQALYLAQLKGMSRHEAQLKLRDWFEKFDIGSWWNKKVEELSKGMQQKVQFIITVLHQPKLLIFDEPFSGFDPINVNLLKQEILKLRENGSTIIFSTHNMASVEELCDNIALINRSRKILEGNVMEIRKKHRTETYEVEISGYYDKDLTLPPACHILEKAETAGHTVLKIQGFMNHKPNELLSQLMRQGEVHAFREILPTMNDVFIATVNAAEK is encoded by the coding sequence GTGAACTTGATTCAAGTTGAAAACGTAACCAAGCGCTTCTCCGGTCACACTGCACTGGCAGAGGTAAGCGTTTCCGTCCCCGAAAAGAGCATTTTCGGCCTGCTTGGCCCTAATGGAGCAGGCAAAACAACACTGATCCGCATCATTAATATGATCACAGCACCCGATGAAGGCCATATTTTATTTGATGGCCACAATATTCAACCCGGTGATATTGATCAAATAGGCTATCTCCCGGAAGAAAGAGGCCTATATAAAAAAATGAAGGTTGGCGAACAGGCCCTTTACCTCGCCCAGTTGAAAGGAATGAGCCGGCATGAAGCACAACTGAAGCTAAGGGATTGGTTTGAAAAATTCGACATCGGTTCCTGGTGGAATAAAAAAGTGGAAGAGTTGTCGAAAGGTATGCAACAGAAGGTTCAATTCATCATCACAGTGCTCCATCAGCCTAAATTGCTCATTTTCGATGAGCCTTTCAGCGGGTTTGATCCCATCAATGTCAACCTGTTGAAGCAAGAGATCCTGAAATTGCGCGAAAACGGGTCCACTATTATATTTTCCACCCATAATATGGCCTCGGTAGAAGAACTATGTGATAATATTGCCCTGATCAACCGTTCCCGTAAAATTCTCGAAGGAAATGTAATGGAGATCAGGAAAAAACATCGCACCGAGACTTACGAAGTGGAAATTTCAGGTTATTACGACAAGGACCTTACCCTGCCGCCTGCCTGCCATATCCTCGAAAAAGCAGAGACTGCAGGTCATACCGTTCTTAAAATCCAGGGCTTCATGAACCATAAGCCAAATGAGCTTCTTTCCCAGCTTATGCGACAGGGAGAGGTGCATGCTTTCCGGGAAATTCTGCCTACCATGAACGATGTTTTTATTGCCACTGTAAACGCTGCCGAAAAATGA